The proteins below come from a single Malus sylvestris chromosome 3, drMalSylv7.2, whole genome shotgun sequence genomic window:
- the LOC126615501 gene encoding uncharacterized protein LOC126615501 encodes MDVIGKITPYFGAAKHAWIHVATDYFTKWVETKSYVELTSKEVCSFVEENIVTRFGGPETIITDNGTIFTSDRFKDFTANLKIRLEQSTPYYPQANEQVEASNKVLISILGKMIKERPGMWHLRINEALWAYRTSPRTAIRMTPYALTYGHDAMLPVELSVNSLRIIEQISLFSAEYNQAMRQELEDLEYARLDAYNLLVA; translated from the coding sequence atggatgttATTGGTAAAATCACACCATATTTTGGTGCAGCCAAACATGCGTGGATACATGTTGCAacggactacttcaccaaatgggtcgaaACCAAGTCATATGTCGAGTTAACGTCTAAGGAAGTTTGCAGTTTTGTTGAAGAAAACATTGTGACTAGATTCGGAGGGCCAGAAACAATCATAACAGATAACGGTACGATTTTTACATCCGACAGATTTAAGGACTTTACGGCGAATCTAAAGATTCGACTCGAGCAATCTACGCCATACTACCCGCAGGCGAATGAACAGGTcgaagcaagtaataaggttCTTATTAGTATTCTCGGAAAGATGATAAAAGAAAGGCCGGGCATGTGGCATTTAAGGATAAACGAAGCATTATGGGCTTATCGAACCTCTCCGCGGACAGCCATCAGAATGACTCCGTACGCATTGACTTATGGACATGACGCAATGCTACCTGTCGAGCTAAGTGTAAACTCATTACGAATAATTGAACAGATTAGTTTATTCAGCGCCGAGTACAATCAAGCCATGAGACAAGAGCTAGAAGATTTGGAATACGCTCGGCTTGATGCTTATAATTTATTAGTGGCTTAA